A region from the Silene latifolia isolate original U9 population chromosome 7, ASM4854445v1, whole genome shotgun sequence genome encodes:
- the LOC141590668 gene encoding uncharacterized protein LOC141590668: MIPPQQKILIPLWREKLRKVLGYDGHFRVDTIGFSGGIWLYWRTNVVDVSLVTKHHQFLTVEVTRLGENLWFFTAVYASPNPSNRKELWSELEYYARQNNQPWLLAGDFNETRTLAERHGGDVNMARRCDLFNNWIENCELIELEFSGPCHTWARGNSLETRQSARLDRALCNSEWSVMFSDASVKHLPAFQSDHCCQHHLSIRRTSNLIKLEANLRKELDEILEREEILWYQKSRVEFLKDGDRNTSYFHVSTLVRRWRNRITSLKNDQDVWVISDPDKVKQLVVEYYKKLYTDDTPYDASSNVPYDLFQEFNNEQWDWITRYYSTAEIEKVIFQMGSLKALVPDEFQALFYQKHWDTVRNDVCAMAMKALEGKGLPTGINDTHIVLIPKVTGPEYISQFRPISLCNVVYKIVSKVIANRIKKVLPFRISENQSGFVPGRQISDNIVVFQETIHTMKKKRGNKGLMAIKIDLEKAYDRLKWDFIRDTLLDMHFPTLMVDTVMECVTSATMQILWNGEPSEKFKPTRGVRQGDPLSSYLFVMCLEKLQQAIDVEVRDKNWKPIPICKDGPLISNLFFADDMVLFAEANITQAQVIKEVLDHFCQASGEKVSTAKSKIFFSSNTTGNDQEDISSLLGFDITDDLVTYLGVPTINGRVTRATFAHLEEKFNKRLAGWQTKHISLAGRATLVQSTLSTLANYYMQTAKIPRSRPKNAGGLGIRSARQSNAAFLTKLGWRVLTEPSSLWARVLRTKYCNGRCDVNMFQPRPNMSNVWAGITSQANILQKGAMVAVGNGRTTLFWDHAWVDEGCLADKAILNIPESILGATVSDMWDVMSGWKWDLFSNYLPREELLKIEAYSLATEPYIEDALFWGGTPSGKFSIKSALVFMRADETPPAPATVDWHLICKLPVQQRIRMFIWLSSHNRIMCNYNRVRRGLSDDPLCPRCLTGDETTDHLLRSCPFSTELWMQLGMPLAYDSFFYSSFTRWVSDNVRNTSAIASNDWPMKSAIVCWWIWKWRNNVVFGRGNENPTDPVRFLHQQFDTSKNAFDPFSLFSSSHGTAYEEILVRWHPPPFGWFLLNTDSASKGKPGPAGCGGIIRDDTGNFVSAYFFSCGVCNSMRAEMRALLAGLEHARSLRITKLLVHKDNSTCVDFFQKDQLLSHGLRPLVQQCKELIKLGGWPVKIDHSYREANRAADWLANEGVTSVPSVTVLSAPPHNLRSILREDVLGVSLSRVVAS, translated from the exons ATGATCCCCCCTCAACAGAAAATCCTCATACCTCTATGGAGGGAGAAGTTACGAAAAGTTTTAGGTTATGACGGTCACTTTCGGGTTGACACTATTGGCTTTAGTGGCGGTATCTGGTTGTATTGGAGAACGAATGTGGTAGATGTGTCTCTGGTTACTAAACACCACCAATTCCTCACAGTTGAAGTCACACGACTAGGAGAGAACCTATGGTTCTTTACAGCAGTTTACGCTAGTCCGAATCCGTCTAATAGAAAGGAATTATGGTCGGAGCTCGAATATTATGCACGGCAGAATAACCAACCTTGGCTATTAGCCGGAGATTTCAATGAGACTCGTACATTAGCTGAACGTCACGGTGGCGATGTTAACATGGCACGCCGTTGTGACCTTTTCAACAATTGGATCGAAAATTGCGAACTAATTGAATTAGAGTTTTCTGGCCCATGTCACACATGGGCAAGAGGTAATTCGCTGGAAACTCGACAAAGCGCCCGCCTTGATAGAGCACTTTGTAACAGTGAATGGAGTGTAATGTTCTCTGATGCTAGTGTCAAGCACTTGCCTGCGTTTCAGTCAGACCATT GCTGTCAACATCATTTATCAATCCGTCgaacaagcaatttaattaaactTGAAGCAAATCTTCGGAAAGAATTGGATGAGATTTTGGAGCGAGAAGAAATTTTGTGGTACCAAAAGTCCAGAGTCGAGTTTCTTAAGGATGGGGATCGAAATACCTCTTATTTCCATGTTAGCACACTGGTTCGGAGATGGAGGAACCGTATCACCTCGCTAAAAAATGATCAGGATGTTTGGGTTATTAGTGATCCGGACAAAGTAAAGCAACTagttgttgagtattataaaaaACTATATACGGATGATACGCCTTATGATGCCAGTTCTAATGTTCCTTATGATCTTTTCCAAGAATTCAATAATGAGCAATGGGATTGGATTACACGTTATTATTCCACTGCTGAAATAGAGAAGGTCATATTTCAAATGGGTTCGCTTAAGGCCCTTGTACCCGACGAATTTCAAGCACTCTTTTACCAAAAACATTGGGACACGGTGAGAAATGATGTTTGCGCCATGGCTATGAAGGCTTTGGAAGGTAAGGGACTGCCAACCGGGATTAATGATACTCATATCGTTCTTATTCCGAAAGTTACAGGGCCGGAGTATATTTCCCAATTTAGACCCATTAGTCTATGCAACGTGGTTTATAAAATTGTTAGCAAAGTCATTGCAAATAGAATTAAGAAAGTCTTACCCTTTCGTATTTCTGAAAACCAAAGTGGCTTCGTTCCCGGAAGGCAAATCTCTGATAATATAGTAGTGTTCCAGGAGACTATTCATACTATGAAGAAAAAACGAGGAAATAAAGGGCTCATGGCTATAAAGATTGATTTGGAAAAAGCTTATGACAGGCTTAAATGGGACTTTATTCGTGATACTTTGCTTGATATGCACTTCCCGACTCTAATGGTCGATACCGTCATGGAGTGTGTTACTTCTGCTACAATGCAAATTTTATGGAATGGCGAGCCATCTGAAAAATTCAAGCCCACTAGAGGAGTACGACAAGGAGATCCTCTCTCCTCTTacttgtttgttatgtgtctcgAGAAACTACAACAAGCTATAGATGTCGAGGTACGTGATAAGAACTGGAAGCCGATCCCTATTTGTAAAGACGGACCATTAATATCAAATCTCTTTTTTGCAGACGACATGGTTCTTTTTGCGGAGGCAAATATTACTCAAGCACAGGTTATTAAAGAAGTTTTGGATCATTTCTGTCAAGCCTCGGGCGAGAAGGTAAGCACAGCTAAATCAAAGATCTTCTTTTCTTCTAATACTACTGGGAATGATCAAGAGGATATTTCAAGTTTGTTGGGCTTTGATATTACGGATGACCTGGTAACTTATCTTGGTGTTCCGACCATTAATGGGCGAGTTACCCGTGCCACTTTTGCCCATTTAGAAGAAAAATTTAATAAGCGTTTAGCTGGATGGCAGACCAAACATATATCCCTTGCCGGCCGAGCCACTCTAGTCCAGTCCACGCTCTCTACCCTAGCCAATTATTATATGCAAACGGCGAAAATTCCGAGGTCT AGGCCGAAAAATGCAGGAGGGCTCGGTATAAGATCAGCACGTCAATCCAATGCCGCCTTTCTAACCAAATTGGGATGGCGGGTTCTGACAGAACCGTCTAGTCTATGGGCTAGGGTGCTTCGTACTAAGTATTGTAATGGTAGATGTGACGTCAATATGTTCCAACCCCGTCCAAATATGTCAAATGTGTGGGCCGGGATTACATCTCAAGCAAACATTCTACAGAAAGGTGCCATGGTCGCAGTAGGTAATGGTCGTACAACTCTTTTTTGGGACCATGCTTGGGTCGACGAAGGATGTCTAGCTGATAAAGCTATCCTAAATATTCCGGAATCCATCTTAGGAGCAACCGTTAGCGATATGTGGGATGTTATGTCGGGATGGAAATGGGACCTTTTTTCCAATTACCTTCCAAGAGAGGAATTACTTAAAATTGAGGCTTATTCGCTAGCAACCGAGCCTTACATCGAGGATGCTCTGTTCTGGGGTGGTACCCCCTCTGGAAAATTTTCTATCAAGTCCGCTCTCGTGTTTATGCGTGCCGATGAAACTCCACCTGCACCTGCTACGGTTGATTGGCATTTAATATGTAAGCTCCCCGTTCAACAGCGCATCCGTATGTTCATTTGGCTTTCATCCCATAACCGTATCATGTGTAATTATAATCGAGTTCGTCGTGGATTGTCTGACGACCCTTTGTGCCCTAGATGTTTAACTGGAGATGAAACAACGGACCACTTATTGCGCTCCTGTCCCTTCTCCACCGAATTATGGATGCAATTAGGAATGCCATTGGCGTATGATTCTTTCTTTTATAGCTCGTTTACCAGGTGGGTTTCGGATAATGTGCGAAATACCTCTGCCATTGCCTCTAATGATTGGCCTATGAAATCTGCTATAGTATGTTGGTGGATATGGAAATGGAGAAACAATGTCGTCTTTGGTCGTGGAAATGAAAATCCGACTGATCCCGTCCGGTTTCTCCATCAACAATTCGACACCTCTAAAAATGCCTTTGATCCCTTCTCTCTGTTTAGCTCGTCTCATGGTACGGCTTATGAGGAAATTCTTGTAAGATGGCATCCCCCTCCTTTCGGCTGGTTTCTTCTCAACACTGACAGTGCTTCTAAAGGTAAACCGGGCCCTGCTGGTTGTGGAGGAATTATCCGCGACGACACGGGTAATTTTGTTTCTGCTTACTTTTTCTCTTGTGGTGTATGTAATTCTATGAGAGCGGAGATGAGAGCTCTTCTGGCCGGATTGGAACACGCTCGCAGCCTCCGTATCACGAAGCTCCTCGTACACAAGGATAATAGTACCTGTGTGGATTTCTTTCAAAAAGATCAGTTGCTAAGTCATGGTCTACGCCCTTTAGTCCAACAATGCAAAGAGTTAATCAAGCTTGGTGGGTGGCCCGTGAAAATTGATCACTCGTATAGAGAAGCCAACCGTGCTGCTGATTGGCTAGCGAACGAAGGCGTCACTTCAGTTCCATCAGTTACCGTCTTGTCCGCTCCACCTCATAATCTACGCTCAATTCTTCGTGAGGATGTCTTAGGTGTTTCTTTATCTCGTGTCGTAGCTAGTTAG